A single Crateriforma conspicua DNA region contains:
- the rpsP gene encoding 30S ribosomal protein S16, translating to MKKMGRTHRPFFRICAMDQRSPRDGRVIEELGYYDPMCPETDARVTLKADRVDYWLSVGARPSDKVGVLIKKYGTEGTHLAAREAALERLGKRKEYTFTPPAPQPAKKEEPKAEEKPADDAAPAEEAAAAEGGEAPAAEAAGE from the coding sequence ATGAAAAAAATGGGACGGACGCACCGTCCGTTCTTCCGTATCTGTGCGATGGACCAACGCAGTCCGCGTGACGGTCGTGTGATCGAGGAATTGGGTTACTACGACCCGATGTGTCCGGAAACCGATGCCCGTGTGACGCTGAAAGCTGACCGTGTGGATTATTGGCTGTCCGTGGGGGCTCGCCCAAGCGACAAAGTCGGCGTGCTGATCAAGAAATACGGCACTGAGGGCACGCATCTGGCCGCTCGTGAAGCCGCGTTGGAGCGATTGGGCAAGCGAAAGGAATACACCTTCACGCCGCCGGCACCCCAGCCGGCCAAGAAGGAAGAACCCAAGGCCGAAGAAAAACCGGCTGACGACGCCGCACCCGCCGAAGAAGCTGCGGCGGCCGAAGGCGGTGAAGCACCCGCCGCGGAAGCTGCCGGCGAGTGA
- the ffh gene encoding signal recognition particle protein, which produces MFESLSDGLQGAFKSLSGKGKLTESNMREGLELVKQSLLDADVSYSVIEEFMSHVSERALGKRVLLSLRPHEELVRIVHDELVSLLGPVDTSLHLKKDGPTIIMLCGLQGSGKTTTCGKLAQLLLEENIKPLLVAADLQRPAAIEQLHVIGRQLNVPVYSDSENKNPVQVCKAGVDKANAEDARVVILDTAGRLAIDDELMAELQRIDKRVSPDQVYLVVDGMTGQDAVQSAGAFNEALELDGVVMTKLDGDARGGALLSVKHVTGVPIKFMGTGEHFDALEPFRPDGMASRILQMGDIVAAAREAHRIVDEKEREEMEAKMASGDFTLDDFKNMMEKVAKPGLMGKMMSLMPGMNQFKEVMESEEAAGGIKQTIGAINSMTQDERKNPKLIDAARRTRIAKGAGVQTPVVSQLVKQFEMMKPVMQMMAGKGAGDRMKMMQQLQASGAMTDPRGMGAVKVSKGTGKRLSPAEKAKQRKERDKLMRRMKRKKGKR; this is translated from the coding sequence GTGTTTGAATCCCTTTCGGACGGATTGCAAGGTGCGTTTAAGTCGCTGTCGGGCAAAGGCAAGCTGACTGAAAGCAACATGCGGGAGGGATTGGAGCTGGTCAAACAGTCCCTGTTGGACGCCGACGTCAGCTATTCGGTCATCGAAGAATTCATGTCGCACGTGTCCGAGAGGGCGCTGGGCAAACGGGTGCTGTTGTCGTTGCGGCCGCACGAGGAATTGGTGCGGATCGTTCACGACGAATTGGTGTCGCTGTTGGGGCCGGTGGACACGTCGCTGCACCTGAAAAAAGATGGCCCGACCATCATCATGCTGTGCGGGTTGCAGGGAAGCGGAAAGACGACGACTTGTGGCAAGCTGGCTCAGTTGTTGTTGGAAGAAAACATCAAGCCCTTGCTGGTCGCCGCTGACCTCCAGCGGCCCGCCGCGATCGAACAACTGCACGTCATCGGCCGCCAGTTGAATGTGCCGGTCTACAGCGACAGCGAAAACAAGAATCCTGTTCAGGTCTGCAAGGCGGGGGTGGACAAAGCCAACGCGGAAGACGCCCGCGTGGTGATCTTGGACACCGCCGGTCGATTGGCCATCGACGATGAATTGATGGCCGAATTGCAACGGATCGACAAACGCGTCAGTCCCGATCAGGTCTATCTGGTCGTCGACGGCATGACCGGTCAAGACGCGGTGCAAAGTGCCGGCGCCTTCAACGAGGCGTTGGAACTGGACGGCGTGGTGATGACCAAGTTGGACGGGGACGCCCGCGGCGGTGCGTTGCTGTCGGTCAAGCACGTCACCGGGGTGCCGATCAAATTCATGGGGACCGGCGAGCACTTTGATGCGCTCGAGCCCTTTCGGCCCGACGGGATGGCCAGCCGCATTCTGCAGATGGGCGACATCGTGGCGGCCGCCCGGGAAGCTCACCGAATCGTCGACGAAAAAGAACGTGAGGAAATGGAGGCCAAGATGGCTTCCGGTGATTTCACGTTGGACGATTTCAAGAACATGATGGAAAAGGTGGCCAAACCGGGACTGATGGGCAAAATGATGTCGCTGATGCCGGGGATGAATCAGTTCAAAGAAGTCATGGAAAGCGAAGAAGCGGCCGGCGGTATCAAGCAAACCATCGGCGCCATCAACAGCATGACCCAGGATGAACGCAAGAATCCCAAGCTGATCGACGCCGCCCGCCGGACACGGATCGCCAAGGGAGCCGGCGTGCAAACCCCCGTCGTGTCACAGTTGGTCAAGCAGTTTGAGATGATGAAACCGGTCATGCAAATGATGGCGGGCAAAGGTGCCGGCGACCGGATGAAAATGATGCAGCAACTGCAGGCCAGCGGTGCGATGACCGATCCGCGTGGGATGGGGGCGGTCAAGGTCAGCAAGGGGACCGGAAAACGTCTGTCGCCGGCCGAAAAGGCCAAGCAACGCAAGGAACGCGACAAACTGATGCGACGGATGAAGCGGAAAAAGGGAAAACGCTAG
- a CDS encoding carbonic anhydrase: MKRSNPQTLIAITTTAAITALICLSVDPRGGRQAGAQSPPTETESAETDSASDRKTESKTAVQQGPKADDVLKDLVDGNQRFVAGESRHPHESKNWRASLEASQSPKAVILGCADSRVPPEIILDQGLGDLFVVRVAGNVVDTDVTASIEYAVDHCGTNLVVVMGHTGCGAVTAAHQHLIREVNETDEIETLLYRIEPALEKVDRSKALHEQINEGVRHNVELSVRRLKEVPDLMKSLRHRDLMIVGAVYDLHSGKVEFLK; the protein is encoded by the coding sequence ATGAAACGATCCAATCCCCAAACGCTGATTGCCATCACCACCACCGCGGCGATCACGGCACTGATTTGTCTGAGCGTGGACCCTCGCGGCGGCCGACAAGCCGGCGCCCAGTCGCCACCCACCGAAACCGAATCGGCCGAAACGGATTCGGCGAGCGACCGAAAGACTGAATCGAAAACCGCCGTCCAACAAGGGCCCAAGGCCGACGACGTTCTGAAAGACCTGGTTGACGGCAATCAACGATTCGTCGCGGGGGAAAGCCGCCATCCGCACGAATCAAAAAACTGGCGTGCCAGTTTGGAGGCGTCCCAGTCCCCCAAAGCCGTCATCTTGGGCTGTGCCGATTCGCGTGTGCCGCCGGAAATCATCTTGGACCAAGGCTTGGGCGATTTGTTCGTCGTCCGCGTCGCGGGGAACGTCGTCGACACCGATGTGACCGCGTCGATCGAATACGCCGTCGATCACTGTGGCACCAACTTGGTCGTGGTCATGGGCCACACTGGCTGTGGCGCTGTGACCGCGGCACACCAGCATTTGATTCGTGAGGTCAACGAAACCGATGAAATCGAAACCCTGCTGTATCGCATCGAACCGGCACTGGAAAAGGTGGACCGAAGCAAAGCGTTGCACGAGCAAATCAACGAAGGCGTGCGTCACAACGTCGAATTGTCGGTCCGGCGGCTGAAGGAAGTGCCCGACCTGATGAAAAGCCTTCGGCACCGCGACTTGATGATCGTCGGCGCCGTCTATGACCTGCATTCCGGCAAGGTCGAGTTCTTGAAATAG
- a CDS encoding inositol monophosphatase family protein: MNDPRHWTELHEGRLTAMIDIAIAAGRHTLRYYQADDLDVIAKSDDSPVTVADREAEQLTRRLVGERFADDTIQGEEFPTQEGTSAYRWTVDPIDGTKSFVCGVPLYSTLLALEMDGQPLGGVIFIPALGEIAAAAIGHGCWHASELPRGADATTVGTDLQWAAAGVSKKDDLGRSVFVTSQVDSFAEQGAAAAYQSLEKQAWITRTWGDGYGYLLVATGRADLMVDPICNAWDVAAVLPVVVEAGGRFTDWSGQVTAQGGNGLGTNGVIHDAVLKHLAD, translated from the coding sequence ATGAACGATCCCCGTCACTGGACCGAGCTACACGAAGGCCGCCTGACCGCGATGATCGACATCGCCATTGCCGCCGGCCGACACACGCTGCGTTATTACCAGGCGGACGACTTGGATGTGATTGCCAAGTCCGACGATTCGCCCGTGACGGTGGCCGACCGCGAAGCGGAACAGTTGACGCGTCGGCTGGTCGGTGAACGCTTTGCCGATGACACCATCCAAGGCGAAGAATTTCCGACCCAGGAGGGCACTTCGGCGTATCGCTGGACGGTCGATCCGATCGACGGAACCAAGTCGTTCGTTTGCGGCGTGCCCCTGTATTCGACCTTGTTGGCGTTGGAGATGGACGGCCAACCGTTGGGCGGTGTCATTTTTATTCCCGCGTTGGGGGAAATTGCCGCGGCCGCGATCGGGCATGGTTGTTGGCATGCCAGCGAACTGCCGCGCGGTGCGGATGCAACGACGGTCGGGACCGATCTGCAGTGGGCCGCGGCAGGCGTTTCGAAAAAAGACGATCTGGGGCGGTCGGTGTTCGTGACCAGTCAGGTCGATTCGTTCGCCGAACAGGGCGCCGCGGCGGCCTATCAAAGCTTGGAAAAACAAGCTTGGATCACGCGAACGTGGGGCGACGGTTACGGGTACCTGTTGGTCGCCACGGGGCGGGCGGATTTGATGGTCGATCCGATTTGCAACGCCTGGGATGTCGCGGCCGTGTTGCCCGTGGTCGTCGAAGCCGGCGGACGTTTCACCGATTGGTCCGGGCAGGTGACCGCACAGGGCGGCAACGGGCTGGGGACCAATGGCGTGATCCATGATGCCGTGCTGAAACACCTTGCCGATTGA
- a CDS encoding signal peptidase II: MSSQRHTVEEPAPVGQWQRVSVPISRVIAYISLAVVGGGVDLWTKSVMFAWRGLPGQRSPYWLIDGVFGVETAVNLGAVFGIGAGKGTAFAALSVVAAIGILAWLFYFGAARSWWMTISLGMVSGGIIGNLYDRLGLWWDASMPIEWQSGVRDWILFRIQGVPFFDPWPNFNIADSLLVVGAAMLIWQSFTVDVQSPGQDADTANVES, translated from the coding sequence ATGTCTTCCCAGCGACACACCGTCGAAGAACCGGCCCCCGTGGGCCAGTGGCAGCGTGTCAGCGTGCCGATCAGCCGCGTGATCGCGTATATCAGCCTGGCCGTGGTCGGCGGTGGCGTCGATTTGTGGACCAAGTCGGTGATGTTTGCTTGGCGTGGCTTGCCCGGCCAGCGGTCACCGTATTGGCTGATCGACGGGGTCTTCGGCGTTGAAACGGCCGTGAATTTGGGCGCCGTGTTCGGCATTGGCGCGGGCAAGGGCACCGCGTTCGCCGCTTTGTCGGTCGTCGCCGCGATCGGGATTTTGGCTTGGTTGTTCTATTTCGGCGCGGCCCGGTCCTGGTGGATGACCATTTCGCTGGGCATGGTCAGCGGCGGCATCATCGGCAATCTGTACGATCGATTGGGGCTTTGGTGGGACGCGTCGATGCCGATCGAATGGCAAAGCGGGGTCCGCGATTGGATTTTGTTCCGGATCCAGGGTGTGCCGTTCTTCGATCCGTGGCCGAATTTTAATATCGCCGATTCGCTGTTGGTGGTCGGTGCGGCGATGCTGATCTGGCAGTCGTTCACCGTCGACGTCCAGTCACCCGGCCAGGATGCCGATACGGCCAATGTGGAATCATAG
- the thrC gene encoding threonine synthase — protein sequence MLLSAEKHNAAQTDLAFQRCINPLCGATYDAMAIHTACQQCGELLDIAYDWDRAALPSSLAFFEQMWARRNDPVRFSGVWRFHELLPFAPQDKLVTVGEGQTLLQQTDAVGRYVGLNAGQLHLQYEGMNPSGSFKDNGMCAATTHAGLVGAQRAACASTGNTSASLALYCSATQRMKAVIFIGSGKIAYGKLSQALDYGALTIQIHGDFDDAMVRVKEVSKEMGIYLVNSVNPFRLEGQKTVMYRVLEALRWEVPDWIVVPGGNLGNSSAFGKAFMELKEHGLIDRVPRLAVINAAGAATLYELFENRGVRWNEGRIDSDPIDQYNQKMDQDGIRADTIASAIEINRPVNLKKCLRALDVMDGVVRKVSDQEILDAKAQVGAGGFGCEPASAASVAGAKRLREEGVIAPSDRVVCVLTGHELKDPNATVAYHAGDQEMFDKVLGSRGVTEAKFGNGSVAVENDLDKIIEAIRKHG from the coding sequence ATGTTGCTTTCCGCCGAAAAGCACAACGCCGCACAAACCGACCTGGCCTTTCAACGATGCATCAACCCGCTTTGCGGGGCGACTTACGATGCGATGGCGATTCATACAGCATGCCAGCAGTGCGGTGAACTTTTGGACATCGCCTACGACTGGGACCGTGCCGCCCTGCCAAGCTCTCTGGCGTTTTTCGAACAGATGTGGGCACGACGCAACGATCCGGTCCGTTTCAGCGGGGTGTGGCGTTTCCACGAATTGTTGCCGTTTGCCCCGCAAGACAAGTTGGTCACCGTCGGCGAAGGCCAGACGTTGCTGCAACAGACCGACGCGGTGGGCCGCTACGTCGGCCTGAATGCCGGTCAACTGCACCTGCAGTACGAAGGGATGAACCCGTCGGGCAGCTTCAAAGACAACGGCATGTGCGCCGCGACGACCCACGCGGGCTTGGTCGGTGCCCAGCGTGCCGCCTGCGCCAGCACGGGTAACACGTCGGCATCGCTGGCCCTGTACTGCAGTGCGACCCAACGGATGAAGGCCGTCATCTTCATCGGCAGCGGCAAGATCGCTTATGGCAAGCTGAGCCAAGCGTTGGATTACGGCGCACTGACCATTCAGATCCACGGCGACTTCGACGACGCAATGGTCCGCGTCAAAGAGGTCAGCAAAGAAATGGGGATCTACCTGGTCAACAGCGTCAATCCGTTCCGGCTGGAAGGCCAAAAGACGGTGATGTATCGCGTGCTTGAAGCGCTCCGCTGGGAAGTCCCCGATTGGATCGTTGTTCCGGGCGGAAACCTGGGCAACAGCAGCGCGTTCGGCAAAGCCTTCATGGAACTGAAAGAACACGGCTTGATCGATCGCGTCCCACGGTTGGCGGTGATCAACGCGGCCGGTGCGGCAACGCTGTACGAGCTGTTTGAAAACCGCGGCGTCCGCTGGAACGAGGGGCGAATCGATTCCGACCCCATCGACCAATACAACCAGAAGATGGACCAGGACGGCATTCGCGCCGACACCATCGCCAGCGCGATCGAAATCAATCGGCCGGTGAACCTGAAGAAATGCTTGCGGGCCCTGGACGTGATGGATGGCGTCGTTCGAAAGGTCAGCGACCAGGAAATTCTGGATGCCAAGGCTCAGGTGGGTGCCGGCGGATTCGGATGCGAACCCGCGTCGGCCGCCAGCGTTGCCGGCGCCAAACGGCTTCGCGAAGAAGGCGTGATCGCCCCCAGCGATCGGGTCGTCTGTGTGTTGACCGGCCACGAACTGAAAGACCCCAACGCGACGGTCGCCTATCACGCCGGCGATCAAGAAATGTTCGACAAAGTCTTGGGCAGCCGCGGTGTGACCGAAGCAAAATTCGGTAACGGTTCGGTCGCCGTGGAAAACGATCTGGACAAAATCATCGAAGCGATTCGCAAGCACGGCTAA
- a CDS encoding HAD family hydrolase has product MKDYTNQYDALIFDCDGTLTDSMPLHYVAWRDTMARHGIEFAEDRFYGMGGMPSEKIVATLSAEQDVSVDASHVAVTKEAAFVGMIDQLGMKEDIVAIARHHHGRMPMSVASGGTRPVIDRQLKQIGLEGIFDVIVTAEDTQRHKPEPDVFLKAAELLKVDPTRCLVFEDSPLGFAAAEAAGMDWVDVR; this is encoded by the coding sequence GTGAAAGACTATACCAACCAGTACGACGCGCTGATTTTTGACTGCGACGGGACGCTGACGGATTCGATGCCGCTGCACTACGTCGCGTGGCGGGACACGATGGCGCGGCACGGGATCGAGTTCGCCGAAGATCGCTTTTACGGGATGGGCGGGATGCCCAGCGAGAAGATTGTCGCGACGTTGTCTGCCGAACAAGATGTCAGCGTCGATGCCAGCCACGTTGCCGTGACCAAGGAAGCGGCGTTCGTGGGCATGATCGACCAACTGGGAATGAAGGAAGACATCGTCGCGATCGCCCGCCACCATCACGGCCGAATGCCGATGAGTGTGGCCAGCGGCGGGACACGTCCGGTCATCGACAGGCAGTTGAAACAGATCGGGTTGGAAGGGATCTTCGACGTCATCGTGACGGCCGAAGACACCCAGCGTCACAAGCCGGAGCCTGATGTCTTTTTGAAGGCCGCCGAGCTATTGAAGGTCGACCCGACGCGATGTCTGGTGTTCGAAGATTCGCCGCTGGGGTTTGCCGCCGCCGAAGCAGCCGGCATGGACTGGGTCGATGTCCGCTAG
- a CDS encoding SDR family NAD(P)-dependent oxidoreductase has protein sequence MLPGIRLFDLSDRVAVITGGSKGLGLAMADALASAGCGVVLISRNLDEASAASQQIATDHDVPTLAIEADVTDAGDVDDSVAAALDAMDRIDILINNAGVNVRGSIDQLTIDDFRRVQQTNVDGMWMMSKAVVPHMKMRRSGRIINLASTLGIVGLADRTPYATSKGAVTQLTRSLAMELAPYNILVNAICPGPFLTPMNEPIAETDEAKESIVGATALKRWGRMEEIQGAAIYLASDAASYTTGSLMVVDGGWTAH, from the coding sequence ATGTTGCCCGGCATACGCCTGTTTGACCTATCCGATCGTGTAGCCGTCATCACCGGAGGCAGCAAAGGCCTTGGGCTAGCCATGGCCGACGCCCTGGCATCGGCCGGCTGCGGCGTGGTTCTGATCAGCCGAAATTTGGACGAAGCGTCCGCCGCCAGTCAACAAATTGCCACCGACCACGATGTTCCGACATTGGCCATCGAAGCGGACGTGACCGACGCGGGCGACGTGGACGACAGCGTCGCGGCGGCATTGGACGCGATGGACCGGATCGACATCCTGATCAACAACGCCGGTGTGAACGTCCGCGGTTCGATAGACCAGCTGACGATCGATGATTTTCGCCGTGTCCAGCAAACCAACGTTGACGGCATGTGGATGATGTCCAAGGCGGTGGTCCCGCACATGAAAATGCGACGCAGCGGACGCATCATCAATCTGGCCAGCACCCTGGGGATCGTCGGCCTGGCCGATCGAACGCCATACGCCACCAGCAAAGGTGCCGTCACTCAATTGACCCGCAGCCTGGCAATGGAATTGGCTCCGTATAACATTTTAGTGAACGCCATTTGCCCCGGACCGTTCTTGACCCCCATGAACGAACCGATCGCCGAAACCGACGAAGCCAAAGAATCAATCGTCGGTGCGACCGCCTTGAAACGTTGGGGACGGATGGAAGAAATTCAGGGCGCCGCGATCTATTTAGCCAGCGACGCCGCCAGCTACACGACCGGCAGCCTGATGGTGGTCGACGGCGGCTGGACCGCCCATTGA
- a CDS encoding NAD-dependent epimerase/dehydratase family protein, which produces MKHALVTGASGFIGHHLVEHLLQQGLDVRCLVRPSSDTSHLAPQAENVIGCLDDPASLKEALRDIDVVFHLAGRTKAFHSDELFKVNETGSANLARVCADQASPPIMVTVSSLAAAGPNVPCDSGANACMRPRRESDPVAPVSDYGRSKLAGERAIRNFADQMPVSIVRPPIVLGPLDKDGLELFKTMRLLRIHVMPGSGDHLFSAIAAPDLADALIAVARSGRRCRDGDDTTGCYFAADPDPFTYRELGRMVGRTIARPRAWPINVPMPLVHGMAFLNEGLGRLRGHPHILNLDKIREARAGGWACDSQKISQECGFHVAEPLQQRIHETAQWYRDAGWL; this is translated from the coding sequence ATGAAGCACGCTTTGGTGACCGGCGCAAGCGGTTTCATTGGACACCATCTGGTGGAACACTTATTGCAACAAGGATTGGACGTCCGGTGCTTGGTGCGTCCCAGTTCGGACACAAGCCACCTTGCCCCGCAAGCGGAAAACGTGATCGGATGTTTGGATGATCCGGCGTCGCTGAAAGAAGCGCTGCGGGACATCGATGTCGTCTTTCATTTGGCCGGTCGCACCAAAGCGTTCCACAGCGACGAACTGTTCAAGGTCAATGAAACGGGATCGGCCAACCTGGCACGCGTCTGTGCCGACCAGGCGTCACCGCCGATCATGGTCACGGTATCCAGTCTGGCCGCCGCCGGCCCCAACGTCCCCTGCGACTCCGGTGCAAACGCCTGCATGCGTCCGCGACGTGAATCGGATCCCGTTGCACCGGTTTCGGATTACGGCCGCAGCAAACTGGCCGGCGAAAGGGCGATCCGGAACTTCGCTGACCAAATGCCGGTCAGCATCGTGCGTCCGCCGATCGTCTTGGGCCCGCTGGATAAAGACGGCTTGGAATTGTTCAAAACCATGCGGTTGTTGCGGATCCACGTGATGCCGGGCAGCGGGGACCATTTGTTTTCAGCGATCGCGGCCCCCGATTTAGCCGATGCCTTGATCGCCGTCGCCCGAAGTGGACGCCGCTGTCGTGACGGCGACGACACGACCGGCTGCTATTTTGCCGCCGATCCGGATCCGTTCACTTACCGCGAACTCGGACGGATGGTCGGCCGAACCATCGCGCGACCCCGCGCTTGGCCCATCAATGTGCCAATGCCGCTGGTCCACGGTATGGCATTTTTGAACGAAGGCCTCGGACGATTGCGGGGACATCCGCATATCTTGAACTTGGACAAGATCCGCGAAGCCCGCGCCGGCGGGTGGGCTTGCGACAGCCAAAAGATCAGCCAGGAATGTGGTTTTCACGTTGCTGAACCGTTGCAGCAGCGGATCCACGAAACCGCACAGTGGTACCGCGACGCGGGATGGCTTTAG
- the prmC gene encoding peptide chain release factor N(5)-glutamine methyltransferase, producing the protein MSQEPWTVLRLLEWTTDFFRKHGSDSPRLDAEVLLAHARECSRMELYTAFNEEPAEPQRVAFRELVRRRGEGVPVAQLVGFKEFYSLKFRVDEHVLIPRPETEHLVVEALDLCKSDFAGTDPIRIADVGTGSGAIAVSLAKHADKAKLTAIDISEPALEIARWNATHHEVDDRIDFVQGDLLDTLDDQAAFELICSNPPYVSEDEYEELSESVRLYEPVEALVSGPTGTETIQRLIDQASGRLVSGGALLIELSPMIASRCLEMLQAADGFSDARLVKDLAGHQRLLVGRRR; encoded by the coding sequence ATGTCCCAAGAACCATGGACGGTACTGCGTCTGTTGGAATGGACGACCGATTTCTTTCGCAAGCACGGCAGTGATTCGCCGCGTTTGGATGCCGAGGTGTTGTTGGCCCACGCCCGCGAATGTTCGCGGATGGAACTTTACACCGCATTCAATGAAGAACCCGCCGAGCCACAGCGGGTGGCCTTTCGTGAATTGGTCCGTCGCCGGGGCGAAGGCGTTCCCGTGGCCCAGTTGGTCGGCTTCAAAGAGTTCTATTCGCTGAAGTTTCGTGTCGACGAACACGTGTTGATCCCGCGACCGGAGACCGAACACTTGGTCGTCGAAGCGTTGGATCTTTGCAAGTCGGATTTTGCCGGCACCGACCCCATTCGGATCGCCGACGTCGGCACCGGAAGCGGCGCGATTGCCGTTTCGTTGGCCAAGCACGCGGACAAGGCAAAGCTGACCGCCATTGACATCAGCGAACCGGCCTTGGAAATCGCACGCTGGAATGCCACACACCACGAGGTGGATGACCGGATTGATTTTGTCCAAGGCGACCTGCTGGATACCTTGGATGATCAGGCCGCGTTTGAATTGATTTGCAGCAATCCGCCGTACGTCAGCGAAGACGAATACGAAGAACTGTCCGAATCGGTGCGGCTGTATGAACCTGTCGAAGCCTTAGTGTCAGGGCCGACGGGCACCGAGACGATTCAGCGATTGATCGACCAAGCATCCGGACGCCTGGTCAGTGGTGGTGCGTTGTTGATCGAACTGAGTCCGATGATCGCGTCGCGTTGTTTGGAAATGCTGCAAGCGGCCGATGGTTTCAGCGACGCGCGGTTGGTCAAAGACTTGGCCGGTCATCAGCGTTTGCTGGTTGGACGCCGGCGCTAG
- the prfA gene encoding peptide chain release factor 1, giving the protein MTTIRDTLEEKLSRFEKLESDLSDPEVLADGALMSATAREHGGLARLAGKYREFKRLTDEIHGCQEMAEAAEDSEERDMAEAEMASLRKQREELWEELLSLTVGGEDSHRTRCVMEIRAGTGGDEAALFARDLFDMYRRYAEQKGWKTEIMDASPTERGGFKEITLTLEGENVFRDLQYESGGHRVQRVPETETQGRVHTSAATVAVMPEPEDVEVALKPDDYRVDKFGASGPGGQHVNKTESAIRLTHHETGIVVQCQDEKSQHKNLAKALRVLKARIYEKKREEEAAKQAEQRKGLIGSGDRSQRIRTYNYPQNRLTDHRINLTLYKLDQVVAGDVQPVTDALIEYDRDQLRGDMID; this is encoded by the coding sequence ATGACCACCATCCGCGACACTCTGGAAGAAAAGCTTTCTCGATTCGAGAAGCTCGAAAGCGACCTGTCCGACCCAGAAGTATTGGCTGACGGAGCGCTGATGTCGGCAACCGCTCGTGAACATGGTGGGTTGGCCAGACTGGCCGGCAAGTACCGTGAATTCAAACGGCTGACCGACGAAATTCACGGCTGCCAGGAAATGGCCGAGGCCGCCGAGGATTCGGAAGAACGCGACATGGCGGAAGCGGAGATGGCATCGCTTCGCAAGCAACGCGAAGAACTGTGGGAAGAATTGCTGTCACTGACCGTCGGCGGCGAAGATTCCCACCGGACGCGTTGTGTCATGGAAATTCGTGCCGGCACCGGTGGCGATGAAGCAGCATTGTTCGCCCGCGACCTGTTCGACATGTATCGCCGCTATGCCGAGCAAAAGGGATGGAAGACGGAGATCATGGACGCCAGTCCGACCGAACGCGGTGGTTTCAAGGAAATCACGCTGACCTTGGAGGGCGAAAATGTTTTCCGCGACTTGCAATACGAATCCGGCGGGCACCGCGTCCAGCGTGTTCCGGAAACCGAAACCCAAGGGCGTGTTCACACCTCCGCCGCCACCGTTGCGGTGATGCCCGAACCGGAAGACGTGGAAGTCGCGTTGAAGCCCGACGATTATCGCGTCGACAAGTTTGGGGCCAGCGGTCCCGGCGGCCAGCACGTCAACAAAACGGAATCCGCGATTCGGTTGACCCACCACGAAACGGGAATCGTTGTTCAGTGCCAGGACGAAAAAAGCCAGCACAAGAACTTGGCCAAGGCGTTGCGGGTTTTGAAAGCGCGGATCTACGAAAAGAAACGCGAAGAGGAAGCGGCCAAGCAGGCGGAACAACGCAAAGGCTTGATCGGCTCGGGTGATCGCAGCCAGCGGATTCGGACCTACAATTATCCTCAAAATCGCCTGACCGATCATCGCATCAACCTGACGTTGTACAAACTGGATCAGGTGGTCGCCGGTGACGTTCAACCGGTCACCGACGCACTGATCGAATACGACCGCGATCAATTGCGTGGCGACATGATCGATTGA
- the rpmE gene encoding 50S ribosomal protein L31 encodes MKDGIHPKYQETQVTCGCGTTFTTRSTRPELKVDICSECHPFYTGKLKYVDTAGRIDKFQKKFAAGSYGSLAKPKKKTGKK; translated from the coding sequence ATGAAAGACGGCATCCACCCGAAATATCAAGAAACCCAGGTCACCTGCGGTTGTGGTACCACGTTCACGACCCGCAGCACCCGTCCGGAATTGAAAGTCGACATTTGCAGCGAGTGCCATCCGTTCTATACGGGCAAGCTGAAGTACGTCGACACCGCCGGTCGAATCGATAAGTTCCAGAAGAAGTTCGCCGCGGGCAGCTACGGCAGCTTGGCGAAGCCGAAGAAGAAAACCGGCAAAAAATAG